The genomic region GCCCTGGCACGACGCTTTCACAAACCCTTCATCGCCCGGTGCGGCTATCTGCATTCGGATTTCACCATTCGCCGCTTTGGTCCCGACTCCCCGCAAGCCAAACGATCCTTGCAACAAGAAGGCAACCTGTTCCGGGCCGCCGACCAAGTGGTGGTGACCACTCCCCTCATGGCCCAGGTGGTCAACGGCATCCATGGGGTGGCCATCGACCGGATACGGGTAATTCCCAACTATGTGGATGTGGATCGCTTTGCCCCGGCCCAACCCGGCACCGTCCACACCCCTGGCAACCGGGTGCTGTTCATCGGTCGTCTGGATGCCCAGAAGGCTCCCCTGTTGCTGCTGCGCGCCCTGGCGGGCCTATCGGCGGAGCTGGTGATGGTAGGGGATGGACCCATGCGCCTTCAGGTGGAAACATTGGCCCAGGAACTGGGAGTACGGGTGACGTTGATGGGGGTTCAACCCCATGCCGCCCTGCCAGACCTGATGCGCGGCGCGGATCTGTTCGTGCTGCCCTCGGATTACGAAGGACATCCCAAGGCCCTGCTGGAAGCCATGGCCTGCGGCATGGCGGTAATCGGTCGTGCCGACGCCCCCGGCGTGCGGGAGGCGATCGACCACGATTCAACCGGTCTGTTGTGCGATGCCACCCCCGAGGGGATGCGGACAGCCATGGCGCGGATTCTGTCGGATCCGCCACTCAAGGCCCGTCTGGGTCGCAACGCCCGCGCCCACGCGGTAAACCATCTCTCCCTGGCGCGTACTGTGGAACGGGAACGGGAGTTGCTGACCGAACTGCTGGCCGAACCCCGCAGGCCGTCGCCTGCCGGAAAACCGGGTTGACAGGCCGACAAAACCCGTCTAAGATTTTCGATATGAGAAACAATTACCGCTCCTCCATTCCCGAACATTGGCACGCCACGTCCAAGGTGTTCATCGCCCTTGGGGATGAACATCGTCAACGCATCCTG from Magnetococcales bacterium harbors:
- a CDS encoding glycosyltransferase family 4 protein → MTTLEDLRLTLFFTAGLSLTEWDRLGMLERETALYRTLRPHLGGISFVTYGDRRDLEYRSRLEGIDVACNRWRLPDLWYWRWLAAVPARWKTGAVIFKSNQVSGGDTALALARRFHKPFIARCGYLHSDFTIRRFGPDSPQAKRSLQQEGNLFRAADQVVVTTPLMAQVVNGIHGVAIDRIRVIPNYVDVDRFAPAQPGTVHTPGNRVLFIGRLDAQKAPLLLLRALAGLSAELVMVGDGPMRLQVETLAQELGVRVTLMGVQPHAALPDLMRGADLFVLPSDYEGHPKALLEAMACGMAVIGRADAPGVREAIDHDSTGLLCDATPEGMRTAMARILSDPPLKARLGRNARAHAVNHLSLARTVERERELLTELLAEPRRPSPAGKPG